In Miscanthus floridulus cultivar M001 chromosome 5, ASM1932011v1, whole genome shotgun sequence, one genomic interval encodes:
- the LOC136455023 gene encoding potassium channel KAT4-like, which yields MARRPGAETESWALPGIGRGGVSGDLLPAFGELSPSVGNNAINPYDCSYRWWQGFLIVLVLYSAWSSPFELALEKAATTPLLVVDLIVDVFFAVDIAVAFFVAYFDRSANLFVDDRRKITTTYLARPSFAMDVASTVPFHVIYRLVSGRSTGFRYLNLLRMWRLQRVSKLFARLEKDIRFDYFYTRLIKLCGVTLLALHSSACIFLWMAFHHGHGDEEHTHTWLGSQVRDFEGRSVWVSYTYAVYWSITTLATVGYGDLHAVNPGEMVFATCYMLFNIGLTSYIIGNMTNLVVHAATNTFKMRDMVRRVSTFGSVNRLPPELREQMMASAQLRFSTGEVIQQQLLSDLPTVLRSRVAHHLFRDTVQRCYLFQGVSNDLVLQLVSEMRAEYFPPKADTVLQKVTSTDCYIIVSGAADVLTTAADGTEKLVMKIGPHGMAGEMGVILGVPQPFTVRSSRLTQAVCISLSHLLQCSNTADANTVYANFVQHLKSLKEQVSADAPLFEEILSKTSMVKKIETCTNASFGTEQHEETAPSPCMLPRRQHGLRVVIHDRFPSHGTEKQRSRAAGKLVLLPDSLQELMKVAEAKFGKAARRVLTVDGAEVDDVAVLRDGDHLVLCW from the exons atgGCAAGAAGACCAGGGGCAGAGACAGAAAGCTGGGCACTGCCGGGCATCGGCCGCGGTGGCGTTTCTGGCGACCTTCTCCCGGCATTCGGCGAGCTCTCCCCTTCCGTCGGGAACAACGCCATCAACCCTTACGACTGCAGCTACAG GTGGTGGCAGGGGTTCCTGATCGTGCTGGTGCTCTACTCGGCGTGGTCGTCGCCGTTCGAGCTGGCTCTCGAGAAGGCCGCCACCACGCCGCTTCTCGTCGTGGACCTGATCGTCGACGTGTTCTTCGCCGTCGACATCGCCGTCGCCTTCTTCGTCGCCTACTTCGACAGATCCGCCAATCTCTTCGTCGACGACCGCAGGAAGATCACCACCAC GTACCTCGCACGGCCGTCGTTCGCAATGGACGTGGCCTCGACGGTCCCGTTTCACGTAATCTACCGGCTGGTGAGCGGCAGGAGCACTGGATTCAGGTACCTCAACCTTCTCCGGATGTGGAGACTACAGCGCGTCAGTAAGCTCTTTGCAAG GTTGGAGAAGGACATACGATTCGACTATTTCTACACCAGGCTCATCAAACTCTGCGGCGTGACGTTGCTGGCGCTGCACTCCTCGGCGTGCATCTTCCTGTGGATGGCGTTCCACCACGGGCACGGGGACGAGGAGCACACGCACACCTGGCTCGGCAGCCAGGTGCGCGACTTCGAGGGCCGCAGCGTCTGGGTCAGCTACACCTACGCGGTGTACTGGTCCATCACCACGCTCGCCACCGTCGGGTACGGCGACCTGCACGCTGTCAACCCCGGCGAGATGGTGTTCGCCACCTGCTACATGCTCTTCAACATCGGCCTCACCTCCTACATCATCGGCAACATGACCAACCTCGTCGTCCACGCCGCCACCAACACCTTCAAGATG AGGGACATGGTGCGGCGAGTCTCGACGTTCGGGAGCGTGAACCGGCTGCCGCCGGAGCTGAGAGAGCAGATGATGGCGAGCGCGCAGCTGAGGTTCAGCACGGGGGAGGTGATCCAGCAGCAGCTGCTGTCCGACCTGCCCACGGTGCTCAGGTCCCGGGTCGCGCACCACCTCTTCAGGGACACGGTCCAGCGCTGCTACCTGTTCCAGGGAGTCTCCAACGACCTCGTCCTACAGCTG GTTTCAGAGATGAGGGCAGAGTATTTCCCTCCCAAGGCGGACACTGTCCTCCAGAAGGTGACCTCGACAGACTGCTACATCATCGTGTCCGGCGCAGCG GACGTGTTGACAACTGCTGCTGATGGAACAGAGAAG CTGGTGATGAAGATCGGGCCACACGGCATGGCAGGGGAAATGGGCGTCATTTTGGGCGTCCCGCAGCCGTTCACCGTCCGTAGCAGCAGGCTCACGCAGGCCGTGTGCATCAGCCTCAGCCATCTTCTGCAGTGTTCCAACACTGCAGATGCCAACACCGTTTACGCCAATTTTGTTCAGCACCTCAAGTCTCTCAAGGAACAAGTTTCAGCGGATGCGCCGCTTTTCGAGGAAATCCTTTCCAAAACAAGCATGGTAAAAAAAATCGAAACTTGCACT AATGCCAGCTTTGGCACCGAGCAACACGAAGAGACCGCTCCCTCTCCCTGCATGTTGCCGCGTCGACAGCACGGACTACGAGTGGTGATTCATGATCGCTTCCCCAGCCATGGCACCGAGAAGCAACGGAGCCGTGCTGCGGGGAAGCTCGTCCTCCTTCCGGATTCGCTGCAAGAGCTGATGAAAGTCGCTGAGGCAAAGTTCGGGAAGGCGGCGAGGCGGGTGCTCACCGTCGACGGCGCCGAGGTCGACGACGTTGCCGTTCTAAGGGACGGAGACCACCTGGTGCTGTGTTGGTAG
- the LOC136452793 gene encoding trihelix transcription factor ENAP2-like, giving the protein MQSQYIGLQCRGEPHGGTGDLPQTRRIPTGPGQPTSPNNSTNHEPETLAAPMSDDAAAAASPSPSTSPSPSSASSSGASPSPSSPRTKRRRTDRYALGFEFAPRLAPYELPEDPLPDKPKRSGPEWTERSTFALLDAWGDSFVRAGRSIIRADEWLEVARRVCAAADRPAGYFSDSQCRNRVDTLRKKFKKERERARLASRRSGPSPSKWVYYDKMVSILCPSPLPLPAPPPPPPPLPLQLLPLAAKRRRDRQPSRRFQWGMKAPERLLGGGGDVVGPRVSGSGAELGEREPQKNSAVQVARNGFVALTESIQQFEEVFVRMESSKRQHMVEVEQMRRDLQRDLDAKWREILEKAQAEIARLSNEDEDEDESDAEEDGDVGDGKRLEDGGDEQNNGAMDASP; this is encoded by the coding sequence ATGCAGTCGCAGTACATTGGGCTACAGTGTCGCGGTGAGCCCCACGGAGGAACGGGCGACCTGCCCCAAACTCGCCGGATTCCTACCGGTCCCGGCCAGCCCACCTCGCCGAACAACTCCACCAACCACGAACCTGAAACCCTAGCCGCGCCCATGAGCGAcgacgcggccgccgccgcgtcccCTTCGCCGTCGACCTCCCCCTCCCCATCCTCTGCTTCCTCATCAGGCGCCTCACCGTCGCCTTCCTCCCCGCGCACCAAGCGCCGCCGCACCGACCGGTACGCTCTCGGTTTCGAGTTCGCCCCGCGACTCGCGCCATACGAGCTCCCTGAGGATCCGCTCCCCGACAAGCCCAAGCGCTCCGGGCCCGAGTGGACGGAGCGCTCCACCTTCGCCCTCCTCGACGCCTGGGGCGACAGCTTCGTCCGCGCGGGGCGCAGCATCATCCGCGCTGACGAGTGGCTCGAGGTCGCCCGCCGCGTGTGCGCCGCCGCGGACCGTCCCGCGGGGTATTTCTCCGATTCGCAGTGCCGCAACCGAGTGGACACGCTTAGGAAGAAGTttaagaaggagagggagagagcgcgtCTTGCCTCGCGCCGCTCCGGGCCCTCCCCCTCCAAATGGGTCTACTACGACAAGATGGTGTCAATTCTGTGCCCGTCCCCGCTGCCGCTGCCtgccccgcctccgcctccgcctccgctgccTCTCCAGTTGCTGCCTCTGGCTGCAAAGCGCCGTCGTGACAGGCAGCCATCGCGGCGCTTTCAGTGGGGGATGAAAGCTCCTGAGCGTCTTCTTGGTGGTGGCGGGGATGTCGTAGGTCCCAGGGTTTCAGGGTCAGGTGCGGAATTGGGTGAACGGGAACCGCAGAAAAATAGTGCTGTTCAAGTGGCTCGAAATGGGTTCGTGGCTCTCACAGAGTCAATTCAGCAGTTTGAGGAGGTTTTTGTGAGGATGGAGAGTAGCAAGAGGCAGCACATGGTTGAGGTGGAGCAAATGAGGAGGGATTTGCAAAGGGACCTAGATGCAAAGTGGAGGGAGATTTTGGAGAAGGCGCAAGCGGAGATTGCTCGTCTCAgtaatgaggatgaggatgaggatgagagtGATGCGGAGGAAGATGGGGATGTTGGCGATGGTAAGAGGTTGGAGGATGGTGGTGATGAGCAAAACAATGGTGCCATGGATGCTTCTCCTTAG